Proteins from a single region of Blastocatellia bacterium:
- a CDS encoding TonB-dependent receptor, translating to MDANSVRVQGETLTRLRVTVTDENGVAVTSARIILTHTASGAVFRGESDYSGRREFTDLPPGVYQLRVEKEGFYVVTLDDVRPDQTSQMEIVLTHIQEFVEEMDVVYSPPAIDPTKTSAGRTLDSREILTVPYPVTRDIRYALPLMPGIVRDETGQIHLSGSASSQTLYQLDGFRVADPATGQLDLRVSVDAVRSVDVQSARYAAEYGRASGGVVALLTGMGDDRYRFSATDFIPSFQNRKGFHINNWTPRATVSGPLRKKQAWFYEALDGEYDLAIVRELPPGADRNSRWRVSNLIKGQVNIGSGHILAASVLVNRSRSPRAGLSPFVPPEATVRQQQTVSFLAFKDQVSTQSGWLLDVGFAAGWFHRADIPHGSQHYVIRPDGVSGNFFKRSDDRARRFQGLAHLFLPPRLWYGRHELKMGVDIEALRFAQAIQRHPIMIFRQDGTLARQVTFENRPPFARNNVLVSAYVQDRWLVQDRWVIEMGGRFDWDQILQQVMVSPRLATSYLVRHETKITAGVGLFSDAPLLVLLARPHEGTRRDLFYAEDGRTLRLPPVETAFAATERELKVPRTWQWSVGLEQKLPASIYLQLEVLRKRGAKDWAFVGQTDGVSRLFVLRPMRHDRYGAVQVSLRRTFARGSTIFVAYTRSSARSDAVLDYSLDTFTFSPQAGGPLPWDTPNRLVCWGWMPVGKGFDLAYSLEWRDGFPFSVVNGDQQLVGAPHGQRFPAYFSLNLHVERRFHLFGFQWALRAGFNNLTGRDNPTVVNNNRDAPGFLTFSGRQGRTFTGRIRFLGRK from the coding sequence GTGGATGCGAACTCGGTGCGGGTGCAAGGGGAGACGCTCACGCGGTTGCGCGTGACAGTCACCGACGAAAACGGCGTCGCGGTGACGTCGGCACGCATCATCCTCACGCACACGGCCTCTGGCGCGGTCTTCCGGGGCGAGAGTGATTACTCCGGGAGGCGCGAGTTCACCGACTTGCCGCCCGGCGTCTATCAGTTGAGGGTGGAGAAGGAGGGCTTTTACGTCGTCACGCTCGATGACGTTCGCCCCGATCAAACCTCCCAGATGGAGATCGTGCTCACCCACATTCAAGAGTTCGTCGAAGAGATGGATGTCGTTTATTCGCCTCCGGCGATTGATCCGACGAAAACGAGCGCCGGTCGGACGCTTGATTCCCGCGAGATTCTCACCGTTCCCTATCCGGTCACGCGCGACATTCGCTACGCGCTCCCGCTCATGCCCGGCATCGTCCGGGATGAAACCGGTCAGATCCACCTGAGCGGTTCGGCCAGTTCTCAAACGCTCTATCAGCTCGACGGATTCCGTGTGGCGGATCCGGCGACCGGTCAGCTCGATCTGCGCGTGAGCGTGGATGCGGTGCGCTCGGTTGACGTTCAGAGCGCCCGGTATGCGGCCGAATACGGTCGAGCGAGCGGCGGTGTGGTGGCTCTCCTGACCGGGATGGGGGATGATCGCTATCGGTTCTCGGCCACCGATTTCATCCCTTCGTTTCAAAACCGCAAGGGATTTCACATCAATAACTGGACGCCCCGGGCGACAGTATCCGGCCCTCTGCGGAAGAAGCAGGCGTGGTTCTACGAGGCGCTGGATGGCGAGTATGATCTGGCGATTGTGAGAGAATTGCCGCCGGGAGCCGATCGGAACTCTCGCTGGCGCGTGAGCAATCTCATCAAAGGTCAGGTCAATATCGGTTCCGGCCACATTCTCGCGGCCTCCGTGCTCGTGAATCGGTCGCGCTCGCCCCGCGCCGGTCTCTCGCCGTTTGTCCCGCCGGAGGCGACGGTCCGCCAGCAACAGACGGTCTCCTTCCTCGCGTTCAAGGATCAGGTCTCCACACAGTCGGGGTGGCTGCTCGATGTGGGATTTGCCGCCGGTTGGTTTCATAGGGCCGATATTCCGCACGGGTCTCAACACTACGTCATCCGTCCCGATGGGGTGAGTGGCAACTTCTTCAAGCGGAGTGATGATCGAGCGCGGCGATTCCAGGGACTCGCCCACCTCTTCCTCCCGCCGCGCCTCTGGTATGGCCGTCATGAGCTGAAGATGGGCGTTGATATCGAGGCTCTCCGGTTCGCGCAGGCCATCCAACGCCATCCGATAATGATTTTCCGCCAGGACGGCACGCTCGCCCGCCAGGTGACATTTGAGAACCGTCCGCCTTTCGCCCGCAATAATGTTTTGGTCAGCGCCTACGTTCAGGACAGATGGCTGGTTCAGGATCGTTGGGTCATCGAGATGGGCGGACGGTTTGATTGGGATCAGATTCTCCAGCAGGTCATGGTCTCTCCCCGATTGGCGACGAGCTATCTCGTTCGGCATGAGACGAAGATCACCGCCGGGGTCGGGCTTTTTTCCGATGCCCCGCTTCTCGTCCTGCTCGCGCGCCCGCACGAGGGTACTCGTCGTGATCTTTTTTACGCTGAGGATGGGCGCACGCTTCGCCTCCCCCCGGTGGAGACGGCCTTTGCTGCTACGGAACGGGAGCTGAAAGTCCCGCGCACCTGGCAGTGGAGCGTTGGATTGGAACAAAAGCTTCCGGCCTCGATCTACCTTCAGCTCGAGGTCTTGCGCAAACGGGGAGCGAAGGATTGGGCCTTTGTGGGTCAAACCGACGGGGTCTCTCGTCTGTTCGTTCTGCGTCCGATGCGGCACGATCGCTACGGTGCCGTGCAGGTGAGCCTTCGACGAACATTCGCCCGGGGATCCACGATCTTTGTCGCCTATACGCGGTCATCGGCGCGATCCGATGCGGTGCTCGACTACAGCCTCGATACCTTCACCTTCAGCCCACAAGCGGGTGGACCTCTGCCCTGGGATACGCCCAATCGCCTGGTCTGCTGGGGCTGGATGCCCGTGGGGAAGGGATTCGATCTCGCCTATTCGCTTGAGTGGCGCGATGGATTTCCCTTCAGCGTCGTCAATGGGGATCAGCAACTCGTCGGTGCTCCTCACGGACAGCGCTTCCCCGCCTATTTTTCTCTCAATCTTCATGTCGAGCGGCGGTTTCACCTCTTCGGGTTTCAATGGGCGCTGCGGGCCGGGTTCAATAACCTCACCGGTCGAGACAATCCCACCGTCGTCAACAACAATCGAGATGCGCCGGGGTTTTTGACCTTCAGCGGACGTCAGGGGCGAACCTTCACCGGGCGCATTCGCTTCCTCGGCCGGAAGTGA
- the def gene encoding peptide deformylase — MVRTIIKYGDPRLERPSDPVTEFNGELVTLVQDMFETMYAARGVGLAAPQIGINKRIFVMDCAGGKDPAQKYVMINPEILVAEGEDIAEEGCLSLPGFYAKVARPVRVVARGLNLDGKEYTLDVRDLAARCVAHEVDHLDGKLYLVHLSPIKRDLLERKIKKLIKAGEW, encoded by the coding sequence GTGGTGCGAACGATCATCAAATACGGCGATCCGAGGCTCGAACGTCCGTCGGACCCGGTCACGGAGTTCAACGGTGAGCTGGTGACGCTCGTCCAGGATATGTTTGAGACAATGTACGCGGCGCGGGGCGTGGGATTGGCGGCTCCGCAAATCGGCATTAATAAACGAATTTTCGTCATGGACTGCGCCGGAGGCAAAGACCCGGCGCAAAAATACGTCATGATCAATCCGGAGATCCTCGTCGCTGAGGGCGAGGACATCGCCGAAGAAGGGTGCCTGAGCCTTCCCGGCTTCTATGCCAAGGTCGCGCGTCCGGTGCGCGTGGTCGCTCGCGGCCTCAACCTCGATGGGAAGGAGTACACCCTGGACGTGCGCGATCTGGCGGCGCGCTGCGTCGCGCACGAAGTGGATCACCTCGACGGCAAACTCTACCTCGTTCATCTCAGCCCGATCAAACGCGATCTTCTTGAGCGGAAGATCAAAAAACTGATCAAGGCCGGAGAGTGGTAA
- the fmt gene encoding methionyl-tRNA formyltransferase, giving the protein MRLIFMGTPEAAVPTLEKLLDHGHQVLAVFTQPDKPVGRHQKLTPSPVKVRAEQRGLPVYQPEKIKTNEQVREIFHALAPEAVVVVAYGKILPPWMLAIPPRGCINVHFSLLPKYRGAAPVNWAIVRGETETGVTTMLMDEGMDTGPILLQRSCPIGADETAAELTERLARMGADLLIETLEGLRQGRLTPIPQDDSQATYAPLLKREDGRIVWTLTAEEIRNRVRGFQPWPGAWTTLRGARVILWRAEAETPIPPEQRALAPGTISEIRKDAFAVICGGDSRLIITELQLEGRKRLPAREFLKGARLEVGIRLE; this is encoded by the coding sequence ATGCGCCTCATTTTCATGGGAACACCCGAAGCCGCTGTCCCGACGCTGGAGAAGCTCCTCGATCACGGTCACCAGGTCCTGGCCGTCTTCACGCAGCCGGATAAGCCGGTGGGGCGTCACCAAAAGCTCACTCCATCGCCGGTGAAGGTTCGGGCCGAGCAAAGAGGCCTGCCGGTCTATCAGCCGGAGAAGATCAAGACTAACGAGCAAGTGCGGGAGATTTTTCACGCGCTCGCACCCGAAGCCGTCGTCGTCGTCGCCTACGGGAAAATTCTTCCACCCTGGATGCTGGCCATCCCTCCGCGGGGATGCATTAACGTTCATTTCTCCCTCTTGCCGAAATATCGGGGAGCGGCTCCCGTCAACTGGGCCATTGTTCGGGGCGAGACCGAAACGGGCGTGACGACGATGCTCATGGACGAGGGGATGGATACCGGCCCGATCTTGCTTCAACGGTCGTGTCCCATTGGGGCCGATGAAACGGCTGCGGAGCTGACCGAGCGACTGGCCCGGATGGGAGCCGATCTGCTCATCGAGACGCTGGAAGGACTCCGGCAAGGACGCCTGACGCCGATTCCTCAGGATGATTCTCAAGCGACCTATGCCCCTCTGCTCAAGCGGGAGGATGGTCGTATCGTCTGGACGCTCACGGCGGAAGAGATTCGCAACCGTGTGCGGGGGTTTCAACCCTGGCCAGGGGCCTGGACGACATTGCGGGGCGCGCGGGTTATTCTCTGGCGCGCAGAGGCGGAAACCCCCATCCCGCCGGAGCAGCGCGCGCTTGCGCCGGGAACAATCAGTGAGATCCGAAAGGATGCGTTTGCCGTCATCTGCGGCGGGGACTCGCGGCTCATTATCACGGAACTTCAGCTTGAAGGGCGCAAGCGCCTGCCCGCCCGCGAATTCCTCAAAGGAGCCCGCCTGGAAGTCGGTATCCGTCTGGAGTAG
- a CDS encoding methyltransferase domain-containing protein, translating to MDRQGANTRRLLDVGCGRNKVARAIGLDRIPVEGVDVVYDLEMFPYPFVTDAFDEIHARHIIEHVASVVHFLDELHRIARPGARLYITTPHYSYAHSWRDPTHRWHFSSYTFDYFDADHPARYYLGRGRFHVITVQVKMLRLWRWMGVEWLINAVMHHRRWRFFRRIWEEYLAFVVRAREIHAVLEVIK from the coding sequence GTGGATCGGCAGGGGGCCAATACCCGGCGTCTTCTGGATGTGGGGTGTGGGCGCAACAAGGTCGCTCGCGCCATCGGGTTGGACCGCATTCCGGTCGAGGGAGTGGACGTTGTTTATGATCTGGAGATGTTCCCCTATCCCTTTGTGACCGATGCTTTCGACGAGATTCACGCCCGCCATATCATCGAACACGTCGCATCGGTCGTTCACTTTCTCGATGAGCTTCATCGCATTGCCCGGCCGGGTGCCCGGCTCTACATCACGACGCCGCACTATTCCTATGCCCACTCCTGGCGCGATCCCACGCATCGCTGGCACTTCAGTTCCTACACGTTCGACTACTTCGATGCCGACCATCCGGCCCGTTACTATCTGGGGCGAGGCCGGTTTCATGTCATCACCGTTCAGGTGAAAATGCTTCGGCTGTGGCGATGGATGGGGGTGGAGTGGCTCATCAATGCGGTGATGCACCACCGCCGCTGGCGCTTCTTTCGTCGGATCTGGGAGGAGTATCTGGCCTTTGTTGTTCGCGCGCGGGAGATTCACGCCGTCCTGGAGGTCATCAAATAA
- the hpt gene encoding hypoxanthine phosphoribosyltransferase encodes MPQEGACISEFQNPELEVLIDEATLKKRIAELGAEITRDYAGRTPHLVGVLKGAVVFLAELMRHIDLPVTLDFIAVSSYGRSTRTTGEVRIIKDLDESLADRDVLVVEDILDTGLTLNYLLTNFRSREVRSIGIVTLLNKPSRRRVEVEVAYKGFDIPDAFVVGFGLDYAERYRNLPFVAILKNAPTLP; translated from the coding sequence ATGCCACAAGAGGGTGCTTGTATCTCGGAGTTTCAGAATCCGGAACTCGAAGTCCTCATTGACGAGGCGACGCTCAAAAAGCGCATCGCTGAGCTGGGGGCTGAGATCACCCGGGACTATGCCGGGCGCACGCCCCATCTCGTGGGTGTGCTCAAGGGGGCGGTGGTGTTTCTGGCCGAACTGATGCGACACATTGATCTGCCGGTCACGCTCGATTTCATCGCTGTCTCCAGCTATGGCCGCTCCACCCGCACCACCGGTGAAGTGCGCATCATTAAGGACCTTGACGAAAGCCTGGCGGATCGAGACGTCCTGGTGGTGGAGGATATTCTCGATACGGGCTTGACGCTCAACTACCTGCTCACCAACTTTCGCTCGCGGGAGGTTCGCTCGATCGGCATCGTGACCTTGCTCAACAAGCCGTCGCGGCGACGGGTTGAGGTCGAAGTCGCCTATAAGGGGTTTGACATCCCCGATGCCTTCGTCGTCGGATTCGGTCTCGACTATGCCGAAAGATACCGCAATCTCCCCTTCGTGGCGATCCTGAAAAATGCCCCGACGCTTCCCTAG
- a CDS encoding cytochrome c biogenesis protein ResB, protein MNENAPTSERKIESEATTDWLDRALSFLSSVPFGIALMILLVISSLLGTVIPQVTLENFDEFYRRLTPAERALYGSLGLFDLYHAWWFSGLMVLFALNLTLASIDIGAKALRFYRRPALAPPVAFLSTLAFSRTGETGFSADVVDRCAAVCRALRFRVTVTSEGERTTVFAERGRWVRWGGLVVHLSLVVILAGAFVGSRWGYEGIITVAPGTTVTDLFIPGVPALNRPDERRPLPFTVVCRRIWVELKNPQGPMTPANIINWYTEVTIRDRDREHQGVIKVNGPLDYRGHRFFQSATGGGADASRIVVSFRRDNGEPQVITLDKLQAASVEGVGTVRFVRFFPDLQLVGGEPRSASDDYTNPAAELEITSSDGERKTVWALSEEAADLFSADSNDSLAPFRLAGWRVVLQSFDRVSQHHILRVQYDPGVGAVYGGSAVLILALMLVFAFAHERLWVVVQREGDRARFVLGGETNRHHLGFEKKFEAVVKACLTG, encoded by the coding sequence ATGAACGAAAACGCACCGACGTCGGAGAGAAAAATCGAAAGCGAAGCGACGACGGACTGGCTGGATCGTGCATTGAGCTTCCTCAGCTCCGTTCCGTTTGGCATCGCGCTCATGATCCTGCTGGTCATTTCCTCGTTGCTCGGCACGGTGATTCCCCAGGTCACGCTGGAGAACTTCGACGAGTTTTATCGGCGCTTGACGCCGGCCGAGCGGGCGCTCTATGGCAGCCTCGGGCTGTTTGATCTCTATCATGCCTGGTGGTTCAGCGGGTTGATGGTTTTATTCGCGCTGAACCTCACGCTGGCCTCGATTGACATCGGAGCCAAGGCGCTGCGGTTTTATCGCCGACCGGCTCTCGCTCCTCCGGTGGCCTTTCTCTCAACACTGGCCTTCTCGCGCACGGGGGAGACCGGTTTTTCCGCCGATGTGGTGGATCGCTGCGCGGCGGTGTGTCGGGCTCTCCGGTTTCGCGTGACGGTGACATCCGAGGGCGAGCGCACGACGGTGTTCGCCGAACGGGGCCGATGGGTGCGGTGGGGAGGATTGGTGGTTCATCTCTCGCTCGTCGTCATCCTGGCGGGAGCCTTCGTGGGCTCGCGGTGGGGATATGAGGGGATCATCACCGTTGCTCCGGGGACGACGGTCACCGATCTGTTCATTCCCGGTGTGCCGGCGCTGAACCGGCCAGACGAGCGACGGCCGCTTCCGTTCACGGTGGTGTGTCGTCGCATCTGGGTCGAACTGAAAAACCCTCAGGGTCCCATGACTCCGGCCAATATCATCAACTGGTATACCGAGGTGACGATCCGGGACCGGGACCGGGAACATCAGGGCGTCATCAAGGTGAATGGGCCGCTCGATTATCGAGGCCATCGCTTCTTTCAATCGGCAACCGGCGGCGGCGCCGATGCGAGTCGCATCGTCGTGAGTTTCCGCCGGGACAATGGTGAGCCTCAGGTGATCACGCTCGACAAACTTCAGGCGGCCTCGGTGGAGGGAGTGGGAACGGTTCGATTCGTTCGATTTTTCCCCGATCTGCAACTTGTGGGAGGCGAACCCCGATCGGCATCAGACGACTATACGAACCCCGCCGCTGAGCTGGAAATCACGTCGTCCGACGGGGAGAGGAAAACGGTATGGGCGCTCAGCGAAGAGGCGGCCGATCTGTTTTCCGCCGATTCCAATGATTCCCTCGCGCCGTTCCGTCTGGCCGGCTGGCGCGTCGTTCTGCAGTCGTTCGACCGGGTGAGTCAGCACCACATTCTCCGCGTTCAATATGATCCCGGAGTCGGCGCCGTCTACGGAGGATCGGCGGTGCTGATTCTGGCCCTGATGCTCGTGTTTGCCTTTGCTCATGAGCGCCTGTGGGTGGTTGTTCAAAGAGAGGGCGACCGTGCGCGATTCGTCCTGGGGGGTGAAACCAATCGCCATCACCTGGGGTTTGAAAAGAAGTTTGAGGCAGTGGTGAAGGCATGCTTGACAGGCTGA
- the thrS gene encoding threonine--tRNA ligase encodes MGVWVRLPDREPIEVPSGLTAAEAIARADSQIAAQALVARVDGQLVDLTYRPPDGSTVEPILPGMPEALEVYRHSSAHLLAAAVLELYPETLLGIGPPTDDGFFYDFLRSERFTPEDLQRIEEKMRELIEKDIPFERIEIPRDEALRHFAAVGDHLKCELITDKGGPVVSCYKLGDHMIDFCLGPHIPSTGRIKAIKLLSVAGAYWRGDERSHQMQRIYGTSFFSEEELAAFLRQREEAERRDHRKLGRELDLFSIQEEYGPGLIFWHPKGGIIRKEIEDFLRAELIERGYGLVYTPHIAQFGLWQRSGHAEFYRDSMYATMAVDDVQYQIKPMNCPFHIGIYASRHRSYRELPLRLAEFGTVYRYERSGVLHGLLRVRGFTQDDAHIFCTPETLKQEIIGCLDLARHVYRTFGFDYTVELSVHDPKDRSKYMGGEAMWDWAEKTLAEALRQLDLDFRTIEGEAAFYGPKIDVKVVDAIGRSWQLGTIQLDFNLPERFELEYIGEDNRPHRPLMIHRAILGSLERFFGILIEHYAGAFPLWLAPIQAIVLPITDKQQDYAVAVQKRLQKAGLRVELDARNEKIGAKIRQAQLQKIPFMLVVGQREAEAGTVSVRERSRGDLGALPVDVFCDRACHLVRQRSISLEWEAVS; translated from the coding sequence ATGGGAGTGTGGGTTCGTCTTCCTGACAGGGAACCGATCGAAGTTCCTTCTGGACTAACAGCCGCCGAAGCGATTGCCCGAGCCGATAGCCAGATCGCCGCACAGGCATTGGTAGCTCGGGTGGATGGTCAGCTCGTTGACCTGACGTACCGACCGCCCGATGGCAGCACGGTGGAGCCGATTCTCCCGGGAATGCCTGAAGCCCTCGAGGTCTATCGCCACTCGTCGGCCCACCTGCTGGCGGCCGCGGTCCTGGAGCTGTATCCCGAGACGTTGCTCGGAATCGGGCCGCCGACCGACGACGGGTTCTTCTACGATTTCCTCCGGTCGGAACGGTTCACCCCGGAGGACCTCCAGCGCATCGAGGAGAAGATGCGGGAGTTGATCGAGAAGGATATTCCATTCGAGCGGATCGAGATTCCCCGTGACGAGGCGCTGCGGCATTTTGCCGCCGTGGGCGATCATCTGAAATGCGAGTTGATCACGGATAAAGGCGGGCCGGTGGTCAGTTGTTACAAGCTCGGCGATCACATGATTGACTTCTGCCTCGGCCCTCACATTCCCTCGACCGGTCGCATCAAGGCGATCAAGTTGCTCAGCGTGGCGGGTGCCTACTGGCGCGGGGACGAGCGCAGCCACCAGATGCAACGCATCTACGGCACGTCATTTTTCAGCGAGGAGGAACTGGCGGCCTTCCTCCGCCAGCGCGAGGAGGCCGAGCGACGCGACCATCGCAAGCTCGGTCGGGAACTGGATCTGTTCAGCATCCAGGAAGAGTATGGACCGGGACTCATCTTCTGGCATCCCAAGGGCGGGATCATCCGCAAGGAGATCGAAGATTTCCTCCGGGCGGAACTGATCGAGCGCGGCTACGGACTCGTCTATACGCCGCATATTGCGCAGTTCGGTCTCTGGCAGCGGTCGGGCCATGCCGAGTTCTACCGCGACTCCATGTACGCCACCATGGCGGTGGATGACGTCCAGTATCAGATCAAGCCGATGAATTGTCCCTTCCACATCGGCATTTATGCCAGTCGGCACCGGAGCTATCGCGAACTGCCGCTGCGGCTGGCGGAGTTCGGCACCGTCTATCGCTATGAGCGAAGCGGTGTCTTGCATGGCTTGCTGCGGGTGCGCGGGTTCACTCAGGACGACGCTCACATCTTCTGCACGCCGGAGACGCTCAAGCAGGAAATCATCGGCTGCCTCGATCTGGCGCGTCATGTCTATCGCACGTTCGGCTTCGATTATACCGTCGAACTGTCGGTCCACGACCCCAAAGATCGCTCCAAATACATGGGCGGTGAAGCCATGTGGGACTGGGCCGAGAAGACGTTGGCCGAGGCGCTCCGTCAGTTGGATCTCGACTTCCGCACAATCGAAGGCGAGGCGGCCTTTTACGGACCCAAAATTGACGTGAAAGTCGTGGACGCCATCGGCCGCTCCTGGCAGCTCGGTACCATTCAGCTCGATTTCAATCTGCCCGAGCGATTCGAGCTGGAATATATTGGGGAGGACAATCGGCCTCACCGACCGCTGATGATTCATCGCGCGATTCTGGGTTCGCTGGAGCGGTTCTTCGGTATCCTCATCGAGCACTACGCGGGAGCCTTCCCGTTGTGGCTGGCTCCGATTCAGGCCATCGTCCTGCCGATCACCGATAAGCAACAGGACTACGCCGTCGCCGTTCAAAAGCGTCTGCAAAAAGCCGGACTGCGGGTGGAGCTTGACGCGAGAAACGAAAAGATCGGCGCCAAGATCCGTCAGGCGCAGTTGCAGAAGATCCCCTTCATGCTGGTGGTCGGGCAGCGGGAAGCAGAGGCAGGAACGGTCTCCGTCCGCGAGCGCAGCCGGGGCGACCTGGGCGCTCTTCCGGTGGACGTTTTTTGTGATCGTGCCTGTCATCTGGTGCGGCAACGGAGCATCAGCCTGGAGTGGGAGGCTGTTTCGTGA
- the infC gene encoding translation initiation factor IF-3 has translation MRERKEDAISRPSYRRSDFRRDHRSPYRVNERIRAEQVRVIDENGQQIGILPLREALALARQRDLDLVEVAPQADPPVCRITDYGKYLYEQKKKAQEAKKKQTVITVKEIKFRPATDHHDYEFKMKNAQRILSEGDKVKATVHFRGREVVHKELGENLLRRLMADLAEVAVVESALRMEGPNMSVVFAPKKREVARQGAPSERPNP, from the coding sequence ATGCGAGAACGAAAGGAGGACGCTATCAGCCGACCATCTTACCGACGATCTGACTTCCGGCGCGATCACCGCTCGCCGTACCGCGTCAACGAGCGGATTCGGGCCGAGCAGGTGCGCGTCATTGATGAAAACGGCCAGCAGATCGGCATTCTGCCGCTGCGCGAGGCGCTGGCTCTGGCCCGCCAGCGCGACCTGGACCTGGTCGAGGTCGCGCCCCAGGCCGATCCGCCGGTGTGCCGGATCACCGATTATGGGAAATACCTCTACGAGCAAAAGAAAAAGGCTCAGGAGGCGAAGAAAAAGCAGACGGTCATCACCGTCAAAGAGATCAAGTTCCGTCCGGCCACCGATCATCATGACTACGAGTTCAAGATGAAAAACGCGCAGCGAATCCTCAGCGAAGGAGATAAGGTGAAGGCGACGGTTCACTTTCGCGGGCGCGAGGTCGTTCACAAGGAACTGGGCGAGAACCTGCTCCGGCGATTGATGGCCGATCTGGCTGAGGTCGCCGTGGTCGAATCGGCCCTGCGCATGGAAGGACCGAATATGAGCGTCGTCTTTGCGCCCAAGAAAAGGGAGGTCGCTCGTCAGGGAGCACCCTCCGAACGTCCGAACCCTTGA
- the rpmI gene encoding 50S ribosomal protein L35, with amino-acid sequence MPKLKTHRGAYKRFRLTASGKIKRGHSHARHILTKKSSKRKRLLDRDVYVDSTDAARIKRMLPYGRE; translated from the coding sequence ATGCCCAAGCTCAAAACACATCGAGGGGCGTACAAACGATTTCGGCTGACCGCCTCGGGTAAGATCAAACGCGGTCACTCACACGCCCGGCACATTCTCACCAAGAAATCGTCGAAACGAAAGCGGCTTCTCGATCGGGATGTCTATGTGGATTCCACCGATGCCGCCCGGATCAAGAGAATGCTCCCCTACGGGAGAGAGTAG
- the rplT gene encoding 50S ribosomal protein L20 has product MPRVKRGHKRVERRKKYLRLAKGYWGAKSRLHRYAKEAVERALKFAYIGRRLKKRDFRSLWIIRINAAARQQGLSYSQLMHGLKLAGVALDRKVLADLAVHDAAAFTELVSLAKKALPSA; this is encoded by the coding sequence ATGCCACGAGTCAAGCGAGGACATAAACGCGTCGAACGCCGGAAGAAATACCTGCGCCTGGCCAAGGGATACTGGGGAGCCAAGAGCCGACTTCACCGCTACGCCAAAGAAGCGGTCGAGCGCGCACTGAAATTCGCCTACATCGGGCGTCGGCTCAAGAAGCGTGATTTTCGCAGTCTTTGGATCATTCGTATCAATGCTGCCGCGCGACAGCAGGGGTTGAGCTACAGCCAGCTCATGCACGGTCTGAAGCTCGCCGGCGTCGCGCTGGATCGCAAAGTGCTGGCTGATCTGGCGGTCCACGATGCGGCAGCGTTCACGGAACTGGTGAGCCTGGCCAAGAAAGCGCTCCCCTCGGCGTGA